From Variimorphobacter saccharofermentans, one genomic window encodes:
- the addA gene encoding helicase-exonuclease AddAB subunit AddA: MSWTKAQQKVIDTRNKNLLVSAAAGSGKTAVLVERIITMISEGEHPLDIDHLLVVTFTNAAAAEMRDRIGKAIEAKLLLDPDNRHLQKQVSLLQSAQITTIHSFCLNVIRNYFHHIDLDPTFKIAEESEITLMKSDVISELLEQWYEEGSEEFHTFVESYSYSKSDAPIEDIILQLYHFSMSDPWPEKWIAQKRNLFEIDTLQDMNQSPWMKELLSYVRVVLEDLRNKNAEALMLCHEADGPSAYESALLSDRNMLDLLLGVDTYEAYSRLFSEISYERLSTKKEEGVIAWKKERVKELREQVKKGMKDLATQFFYQTPEEMHKDLQNVKKVMQVLFDLTLEFMSAFAKKKEEKNLIDFNDIEHFALKILVKEQQDQNQKLHIVPSQAAMELSEWFDEILIDEYQDSNMVQETILQSISKERMGKPNRFMVGDVKQSIYKFRLAMPEIFMEKFATYSDEDVTGDGQINHYQRIDLDRNFRSRKIVLDYVNHIFEQIMQKSIGGITYDEAAALKYGELFEETLEEKVDDWIKGRLAQETELLLVTEEEAKQQEDIQRTEEMDSDSEWNEEEEEEEAVYSKKELEARAIAKRIKELTDPRNGMMVFDHKAKAHRPASYRDIVILLRSMTGWSEVFVNTLMQEGIPAYADTGTGYFQTLEIMTILNMLRIIDNPRQDIPFVGVLYSPIVGLTTTELAIIRAADRNGTMYNAALSYVKEGSDVALLHKLTQFLDQLEEYRSMVNYKPIHELLQLVLEQTGYIYYISALPGGERRRANIDMLISQAVRFEKGSYSGLFHFIRYIEKLHKYEVDFGEATTAGEQDDTVRIMSIHKSKGLEFPIVIVAGMSKQFNTQDIRSKIVLHNEYGVGPDYIDSERRTKIATLPKKVIQKKVQIENLGEELRVLYVAMTRAKEKLIMTGYLKSMEEIKGKEFTFFELLAAKSYLDLVLPAMVNRMDTLQVDREEPFIIKGQDMLITVLPKSQLLKEEIARQLFIHRDREELMNINPEEVYEEEFRKEIRKRLEFTYPYQKEAGLKVKMTVSELKKLGQFMDEEQSVNLYQDHKLPMKEMTQDKSIHTEKTVPSNTETENEEFEATVPNFISQNTSVVTGTDRGTLYHKVLELIDLRRTNSWEDFNIELQRLVQAGKIQDKDIRQLKLDNIYRFTQSSVASRMRTAQKDGKLYKEKQFVFGIKAAEVIPSSDSEELILIQGIIDVFFEEEGELVLLDYKSDLVRNPEELISRYKVQLEYYKRALEQMLMKRVKEMIIYSLPFGSEIRIDS; encoded by the coding sequence ATGAGTTGGACGAAAGCACAGCAAAAGGTAATTGATACGAGAAATAAGAATCTACTTGTTTCTGCAGCAGCAGGCTCCGGAAAGACTGCTGTGTTAGTAGAGCGTATTATTACTATGATTTCTGAGGGAGAACATCCTCTGGATATAGACCATCTTCTTGTTGTGACCTTTACCAATGCAGCTGCTGCGGAGATGAGAGACCGTATCGGAAAGGCAATTGAGGCAAAGCTGCTTCTTGACCCGGATAATAGGCATCTGCAAAAGCAGGTTTCCTTACTGCAAAGCGCTCAGATTACTACCATCCATAGCTTTTGTTTAAATGTGATTCGGAATTATTTTCATCATATTGATTTGGACCCGACCTTTAAGATCGCAGAGGAATCAGAAATAACTCTGATGAAATCCGATGTGATATCGGAGCTGCTGGAGCAATGGTATGAGGAGGGAAGTGAGGAATTCCATACCTTTGTGGAAAGCTATTCCTATTCCAAATCCGATGCACCCATTGAGGATATTATTTTACAGCTCTATCATTTTTCCATGAGTGATCCGTGGCCGGAGAAGTGGATTGCACAGAAACGTAATCTGTTTGAGATTGATACCTTGCAGGATATGAATCAATCTCCATGGATGAAGGAACTCTTATCCTATGTTCGGGTAGTATTGGAGGATCTACGGAATAAAAATGCAGAGGCTCTAATGCTGTGCCATGAAGCAGATGGACCGTCAGCATATGAGTCTGCCCTGCTATCCGATCGTAATATGCTTGATCTTTTATTGGGTGTTGATACCTATGAGGCATACTCCAGGCTTTTTTCTGAGATCAGCTATGAGCGCTTATCTACGAAAAAAGAAGAGGGTGTTATTGCGTGGAAGAAGGAACGAGTGAAGGAACTTCGGGAACAGGTGAAGAAAGGTATGAAGGACCTGGCGACGCAGTTTTTCTATCAGACACCGGAAGAGATGCATAAGGATCTGCAGAATGTGAAAAAGGTGATGCAGGTGCTTTTTGACCTAACCTTAGAATTTATGAGTGCATTCGCTAAGAAGAAGGAAGAAAAGAATCTAATTGATTTTAATGATATAGAGCATTTTGCTTTGAAAATTCTTGTCAAAGAGCAGCAGGACCAGAACCAGAAACTGCACATTGTACCTTCACAGGCGGCAATGGAGCTCAGCGAATGGTTTGACGAGATATTAATTGACGAGTATCAGGATAGTAATATGGTACAGGAGACAATTTTGCAGAGCATTTCCAAGGAACGTATGGGTAAACCCAATCGGTTCATGGTTGGTGATGTGAAGCAGAGCATCTATAAGTTCCGTTTGGCCATGCCAGAGATATTCATGGAAAAATTCGCAACCTACTCGGACGAAGATGTCACCGGAGACGGTCAGATAAATCATTATCAGCGCATTGATCTGGACAGGAATTTCCGTAGCCGAAAAATAGTATTGGATTATGTCAATCATATATTTGAGCAAATCATGCAAAAATCCATTGGCGGGATTACATATGATGAAGCTGCGGCATTAAAATACGGTGAACTATTTGAAGAAACCCTAGAGGAAAAGGTTGATGATTGGATAAAAGGAAGATTGGCACAGGAGACAGAGCTGCTTCTGGTAACAGAAGAGGAAGCAAAGCAGCAGGAGGACATTCAGCGGACGGAGGAGATGGATTCTGATTCGGAATGGAATGAGGAAGAGGAAGAAGAAGAGGCTGTTTATAGTAAAAAGGAGTTAGAGGCCAGAGCCATTGCGAAAAGAATTAAAGAGCTTACAGATCCCAGAAACGGAATGATGGTTTTTGATCATAAAGCAAAGGCTCACCGTCCGGCATCCTATCGTGATATCGTAATCTTGCTTCGGAGTATGACAGGCTGGTCCGAGGTCTTTGTTAATACACTGATGCAGGAGGGAATACCGGCATATGCAGATACGGGAACTGGATATTTTCAGACTCTGGAGATTATGACAATTCTGAATATGCTTCGGATTATTGATAATCCAAGGCAGGATATTCCCTTTGTCGGAGTGCTGTATTCACCGATAGTAGGACTGACGACTACTGAGCTTGCCATAATTCGAGCTGCGGACAGGAATGGTACCATGTATAATGCTGCATTAAGCTATGTCAAAGAAGGAAGCGATGTTGCATTATTACATAAATTGACGCAATTTCTTGACCAACTGGAAGAGTACCGCTCCATGGTGAATTACAAACCGATACACGAGCTGTTACAACTGGTTTTAGAGCAGACCGGATATATATACTATATAAGTGCACTTCCCGGTGGAGAGCGCCGAAGAGCAAACATTGATATGTTGATTTCCCAAGCGGTACGTTTTGAAAAGGGAAGCTACAGCGGCCTGTTTCATTTTATTCGATATATTGAAAAGCTTCACAAATACGAAGTGGACTTCGGTGAGGCTACCACTGCTGGTGAGCAGGATGATACGGTTCGTATTATGAGTATTCATAAGAGTAAGGGCTTGGAGTTTCCCATTGTAATCGTTGCCGGCATGAGTAAGCAATTTAATACACAGGATATAAGAAGTAAGATTGTGTTACATAATGAATATGGTGTTGGACCGGATTATATCGACAGCGAGCGTAGAACTAAGATTGCTACACTGCCCAAGAAGGTTATTCAGAAGAAGGTTCAGATTGAAAATCTGGGTGAGGAGCTTCGTGTATTATATGTTGCTATGACACGAGCGAAGGAAAAACTGATTATGACCGGTTACTTAAAGTCCATGGAGGAGATTAAGGGTAAGGAATTCACATTTTTTGAGTTGCTGGCAGCAAAAAGCTACCTGGATCTGGTATTGCCAGCCATGGTTAATCGGATGGATACCCTGCAGGTGGATAGGGAGGAGCCATTCATTATAAAAGGTCAGGATATGCTTATAACGGTGCTTCCGAAAAGCCAGCTGTTGAAAGAGGAGATAGCCAGACAATTATTTATCCATCGTGACAGGGAAGAGTTAATGAACATCAATCCGGAGGAAGTGTATGAGGAAGAGTTTCGTAAGGAAATTCGAAAGAGACTGGAATTTACCTATCCATATCAGAAGGAAGCTGGATTAAAGGTTAAGATGACTGTATCGGAATTGAAAAAGCTTGGTCAGTTCATGGATGAGGAGCAGAGTGTTAATCTTTATCAGGATCATAAACTGCCTATGAAGGAGATGACACAAGATAAGAGCATACACACGGAGAAAACCGTCCCCAGTAACACAGAAACCGAAAACGAGGAGTTCGAGGCGACCGTTCCGAACTTTATTTCGCAAAATACTTCAGTAGTCACTGGAACAGATCGGGGAACTCTTTACCATAAGGTACTGGAGCTCATTGATTTACGAAGAACCAATTCATGGGAGGACTTTAATATCGAACTACAACGTCTGGTACAGGCAGGGAAAATTCAGGACAAGGATATCAGACAGTTAAAACTGGATAATATCTACCGCTTTACACAGAGTAGCGTGGCTTCCAGAATGCGTACCGCTCAGAAGGACGGCAAATTATATAAAGAGAAGCAATTTGTATTCGGGATAAAGGCAGCAGAGGTGATACCTTCATCGGACAGTGAAGAATTAATTCTGATACAAGGTATTATTGACGTTTTTTTCGAAGAAGAGGGAGAACTGGTGCTTCTCGATTACAAGTCTGATTTGGTTCGAAATCCGGAGGAGCTTATCAGCCGTTATAAGGTTCAATTAGAATACTATAAGAGGGCCTTAGAACAGATGCTTATGAAAAGAGTTAAAGAAATGATTATTTATTCCCTTCCATTTGGTAGCGAAATCAGAATAGATAGCTAG
- a CDS encoding small, acid-soluble spore protein, alpha/beta type, producing the protein MSKKKEKPIDLSKIKPEEALKYEIAEELGYLDKVLATGWKSLTAKESGRIGGIMTKKKREQEKAEKQQEKEDELQ; encoded by the coding sequence ATGAGTAAAAAGAAGGAAAAGCCAATTGACTTAAGTAAGATAAAACCAGAAGAGGCATTAAAATATGAAATAGCCGAGGAGCTGGGATATCTGGATAAGGTTCTGGCCACAGGCTGGAAGTCACTGACGGCCAAGGAATCAGGTCGTATCGGTGGCATCATGACGAAGAAAAAAAGGGAACAGGAGAAAGCGGAAAAGCAACAGGAAAAAGAAGATGAGTTACAATAA
- a CDS encoding ROK family transcriptional regulator produces the protein MVTGSKELIRDINTNLVLETIINHSVISRAAIAKYLGLTKATISAIVQELINRKLVIEIGSDDTSLGRKPILLSLNKKAGYVICIDIGVDTISALVSDLIGEDCSLKQIKTPKSTGNIVNVLIQLVKSMRLPEDTPYGLVGITLGIHGVIANNQVSFAPYYNLSGINLAEELEQHFNTPVYLENEANLSVIGEKTFQYDYSNMANISVHSGIGLGIIVNHQLYTGYNGRAGEFGHTIIEIDGKQCPCGNKGCLEQYVSERTLLNEFAAKKNMEEVDFEQFKKAYEQKDPDAIDIMNKFVKYMSVGINNILNAYNPDIVIINSSFTIHFPHITEQIEASLNSKMNSYQHIVPSALQDTSILLGGICVAIKGFLGIEMLKLNQIRTKA, from the coding sequence ATGGTAACAGGCAGTAAAGAACTCATTAGAGATATCAATACCAATTTAGTTTTGGAAACAATCATTAATCATTCCGTAATTTCGCGGGCAGCAATTGCGAAATATCTGGGTTTAACAAAAGCAACCATATCTGCAATTGTACAAGAATTAATTAATAGAAAACTGGTGATTGAAATTGGTAGCGATGATACAAGTTTAGGAAGAAAACCGATTTTATTAAGTTTGAACAAGAAAGCAGGATATGTAATCTGCATTGATATCGGTGTAGATACAATCTCCGCATTGGTCTCCGATTTGATTGGAGAGGATTGTAGCTTAAAGCAGATTAAGACTCCAAAAAGCACAGGGAATATCGTAAATGTACTGATTCAACTTGTTAAGTCGATGCGATTACCGGAGGATACTCCCTATGGTCTAGTTGGTATTACACTGGGTATTCATGGTGTAATTGCCAATAATCAAGTTTCTTTCGCTCCTTATTATAATTTATCCGGTATCAATCTGGCCGAGGAATTGGAGCAACATTTTAACACTCCGGTATATCTGGAGAACGAAGCAAATTTATCGGTTATTGGAGAGAAAACATTCCAATATGATTATTCCAATATGGCAAATATCAGTGTTCATTCCGGTATCGGTCTTGGTATTATTGTCAATCACCAGCTTTATACTGGGTACAATGGTAGAGCAGGCGAATTCGGTCATACGATTATCGAAATAGACGGGAAGCAATGTCCCTGTGGAAATAAGGGTTGTCTTGAACAATATGTATCCGAAAGAACCTTATTAAATGAATTTGCCGCTAAGAAAAACATGGAAGAAGTCGATTTTGAGCAATTCAAAAAAGCATATGAGCAAAAGGATCCTGATGCGATTGATATTATGAATAAATTTGTGAAATATATGTCAGTTGGTATCAATAATATTTTAAATGCCTATAATCCCGACATTGTCATTATAAACAGTTCCTTTACCATACATTTTCCTCATATCACGGAACAAATTGAGGCATCCCTGAATAGCAAGATGAACAGCTATCAGCATATTGTTCCTTCTGCACTTCAAGATACCTCTATATTACTGGGTGGTATCTGTGTGGCAATCAAGGGGTTCTTGGGAATTGAAATGTTAAAATTAAATCAAATACGTACCAAAGCATAA
- a CDS encoding response regulator, translated as MLKVFLVEDEYVVREGIKNNIAWKEHGFDFCGEASDGELAYTQIRKLKPDIIITDIKMPFMNGLELSRLVKKDLPEVKIIILSGYEDFEFAKEAINIGIEEYLLKPINAQDLLDTVQRVSKKIMTEKEERENMMKFRKEMSENEIQNKRNFFHELMDNSQSLPYILDKGREFGIDLNAGYYNIILFKASRVKHQEENFSNTLVQAYDELTSYFDSQNILWFDRNLEGFALLIMAETVKEMEELQATYISQIEQIIRKYNKITYFGGVGCYVNRLSELYLSFEEANRAFAYRFIKDENQFLEAGAIREIRQQEDNPWASLTDTEYLDKEIAEKFLRSGELGEVSYFVEEYLKNFNQAAKDSLMFRQYIVMDMYFITANFIEKLNYKESGFKLDNPFQSAQHMNEIVDDYDHTLKFITALFTKAISCRNEAATKKFTNIIEEVKEYIHKNYQNEELSLNQVASVVNISPSYLSTVFSQETGQTFVKYLTDLRMNKAMELLMCTNKRSSEIGIEVGYKDPHYFSYLFKKTQGCTPLQYRMNKSKSGEDQEDAKERY; from the coding sequence ATGTTGAAAGTATTTTTGGTTGAGGACGAATATGTTGTTAGAGAAGGTATTAAGAATAACATTGCTTGGAAGGAACATGGATTTGACTTTTGTGGTGAAGCCAGTGATGGGGAACTGGCCTATACCCAGATACGCAAGTTAAAACCGGATATCATTATTACCGATATTAAGATGCCATTTATGAATGGATTGGAGCTTAGCAGGTTAGTTAAGAAGGATCTACCCGAGGTTAAGATCATTATCTTAAGCGGATATGAGGACTTTGAATTCGCCAAAGAAGCCATTAATATCGGGATAGAGGAATACTTATTAAAGCCGATTAATGCCCAGGATTTGCTTGATACAGTACAACGGGTAAGCAAAAAGATCATGACAGAAAAGGAAGAAAGAGAGAACATGATGAAATTCCGAAAGGAAATGAGTGAAAATGAAATCCAGAACAAACGGAATTTCTTCCATGAATTAATGGATAACAGCCAATCATTGCCCTATATACTGGATAAAGGTAGGGAATTTGGAATTGATCTTAATGCAGGGTATTACAATATCATCCTCTTTAAAGCAAGCAGAGTAAAGCATCAGGAGGAGAACTTTTCGAATACACTGGTGCAGGCCTATGATGAGCTTACAAGTTATTTTGACAGCCAGAATATCCTGTGGTTCGACCGGAATTTAGAAGGCTTTGCATTACTGATTATGGCGGAGACAGTAAAAGAAATGGAGGAATTACAAGCCACATACATATCACAGATTGAGCAGATTATACGAAAATATAATAAAATAACGTATTTCGGCGGAGTTGGTTGTTATGTCAATCGATTGAGTGAATTATACTTATCCTTTGAGGAGGCCAACAGGGCATTTGCCTATCGATTTATCAAGGATGAGAATCAGTTCCTAGAAGCTGGTGCAATCAGAGAGATCAGACAGCAGGAAGATAATCCTTGGGCAAGCCTTACCGATACGGAGTATCTTGATAAAGAAATTGCAGAGAAGTTTCTCCGTAGTGGAGAGCTTGGGGAAGTAAGCTATTTTGTTGAGGAATACCTCAAGAACTTCAATCAGGCAGCGAAGGATTCCCTGATGTTCCGTCAATATATTGTTATGGACATGTATTTTATAACAGCGAATTTTATTGAAAAGCTGAATTATAAAGAGAGCGGATTTAAGCTCGATAATCCATTTCAGAGTGCGCAGCATATGAACGAAATTGTAGATGATTATGATCATACCCTGAAGTTTATTACGGCACTGTTTACAAAAGCAATCTCCTGCAGAAACGAAGCTGCTACGAAGAAATTTACCAATATTATTGAAGAGGTTAAGGAGTATATACACAAGAACTATCAGAATGAAGAATTATCCTTAAATCAGGTAGCTTCCGTTGTAAATATCAGCCCCAGCTATTTGAGTACAGTGTTTAGCCAGGAGACGGGGCAGACATTCGTTAAATATCTGACGGATTTAAGAATGAATAAAGCCATGGAGCTGTTAATGTGCACCAATAAAAGGAGCAGTGAGATTGGAATAGAGGTAGGGTACAAGGATCCTCACTATTTTTCCTATTTATTTAAAAAGACCCAGGGATGTACACCGTTGCAATATCGTATGAATAAAAGCAAAAGCGGGGAGGATCAGGAGGATGCTAAAGAAAGGTATTAA
- a CDS encoding sensor histidine kinase gives MLKKGIKKIYLDSSLAAKIRLSYFIMVIPILIFIAIWLIYFSEYNKQYDKLIYNTSAASAFSIDFKKEFDDKVYLYIIGSRSYEEANLLSDIENAKSVIDNIKDIKDTKNSMPRIALIEKYLSNLRKYVEIIRTNVEKGNMYDKNMEIWENDVQVVTSLIQETILEYLYYETKEIETYRNEMNRVFGQMIKGSILLIFFLMVITFVISFAIPRSITKPIRYLGRITEQVSQGDLTIRSKIENGAEVKILSDSLNQMIQRISDLFETVKIEQKNLREAELELLQIQINPHFLYNTLDTIIWLAEAGKHKEVVSTVGALSDFFRSSLNQGKDIITIEEETIHFTCYLKIQQVRYQDILDYEINIPQSLGKYLIPKITLQPLIENALYHGIKNKRGKGKIVISGREEEDKCVLIVEDNGIGMTEDRLQQVIECMNGNGLTKNDFYGLYNVNERIQLKFGENYGIRLHSIFGEGTRVEVCLPKRSI, from the coding sequence ATGCTAAAGAAAGGTATTAAGAAAATCTATTTGGATTCAAGTCTTGCAGCCAAAATACGACTCTCATATTTTATTATGGTAATTCCGATTTTAATCTTTATCGCTATATGGCTGATCTACTTTTCGGAATATAATAAGCAGTATGATAAACTAATCTATAATACCTCCGCTGCCAGTGCGTTTAGTATAGATTTTAAGAAGGAATTTGATGATAAGGTCTATTTGTATATTATAGGCAGCCGGAGCTACGAGGAAGCGAATCTTCTTAGTGATATCGAAAATGCAAAATCCGTTATTGACAATATTAAGGACATAAAGGATACCAAGAATTCCATGCCACGAATTGCACTGATTGAAAAGTATCTGAGTAATCTTCGAAAGTATGTGGAGATTATCAGAACAAATGTGGAAAAGGGAAATATGTATGATAAGAACATGGAAATCTGGGAAAATGACGTTCAGGTTGTTACCTCGCTTATCCAGGAGACTATATTGGAATATCTTTATTATGAAACCAAGGAAATCGAGACCTATCGTAATGAGATGAACCGAGTATTTGGTCAGATGATAAAAGGTAGTATTCTTCTGATCTTTTTCTTAATGGTAATTACTTTTGTTATATCCTTTGCCATTCCCAGAAGTATTACAAAGCCCATTCGATATCTGGGAAGGATTACAGAACAGGTTTCCCAGGGAGACCTTACGATCCGATCGAAAATCGAAAATGGTGCGGAAGTAAAAATACTAAGTGATTCCCTGAATCAGATGATTCAACGTATCAGTGATTTGTTCGAAACAGTAAAAATCGAACAAAAGAATCTTCGGGAGGCAGAGCTGGAGCTGCTGCAGATTCAGATAAATCCGCATTTTCTTTACAATACTCTGGATACCATCATTTGGCTTGCAGAGGCTGGTAAGCATAAAGAGGTAGTATCAACAGTGGGTGCTTTGTCTGATTTCTTTCGATCCTCATTGAATCAGGGCAAGGATATTATTACAATCGAAGAAGAAACAATACATTTTACCTGCTATCTGAAGATTCAACAGGTACGGTATCAGGATATTCTTGATTATGAGATCAACATTCCTCAAAGCCTCGGTAAATATCTGATACCTAAGATTACCCTGCAGCCTTTAATTGAGAATGCGCTGTATCACGGGATAAAGAACAAGCGTGGAAAAGGTAAGATTGTCATTAGTGGCAGGGAGGAAGAGGATAAATGTGTCCTTATCGTAGAGGATAATGGAATTGGAATGACGGAGGACAGATTACAGCAGGTAATTGAATGCATGAACGGTAATGGACTGACCAAAAATGATTTTTATGGACTATATAATGTGAATGAACGAATTCAACTGAAATTCGGCGAAAACTATGGCATCAGACTTCATAGTATCTTCGGGGAGGGAACCCGGGTGGAAGTTTGCCTTCCCAAACGTAGTATATAA
- a CDS encoding ABC transporter substrate-binding protein, with translation MKKIVALLITIAMVFSMVACGSKGGDSPASGDKSASKSDGASSGDLIVVGFSQVGAESDWRTANTESMKSTFTKENGYELIFDDAQQKQENQIKAVRNFIQQDVDYIVIAPVTETGWDTVLQEAKEAGIPVIIVDRMIDVSDDSLFTAWVGSNFLQEGYDAVKWLAEYLEKNGRKDEQINIVTLQGTIGSSAQIGRTDGFAEKMAAYPNWTMLEKQTGEFTQSKGQEVMESFLKSYDDIDVVVAENDNMAFGAIDAIKAAGKTCGPNGDIIIISFDAVAAAFDAMIEGTMNVSIECNPLHGPRVAEIIKKLEAGQTVDKLQYVEEGVFPAETAAEIKPTRAY, from the coding sequence ATGAAAAAAATAGTTGCTTTATTGATCACAATTGCAATGGTATTTTCCATGGTAGCATGTGGTTCAAAGGGAGGAGACAGTCCTGCAAGCGGTGACAAATCCGCTAGCAAATCTGATGGGGCGAGCTCCGGTGATTTAATCGTAGTTGGTTTTTCCCAGGTTGGTGCAGAATCCGATTGGCGTACAGCGAATACCGAATCCATGAAATCAACCTTTACCAAAGAGAACGGCTATGAGTTAATATTTGACGATGCACAGCAAAAACAAGAAAATCAGATTAAAGCAGTTCGTAACTTTATTCAACAGGATGTGGATTACATCGTAATCGCACCGGTTACAGAAACAGGTTGGGATACTGTATTACAAGAAGCAAAGGAAGCAGGAATTCCTGTTATTATCGTTGACCGTATGATCGACGTATCCGATGATAGCTTGTTTACAGCTTGGGTTGGATCTAACTTCCTTCAGGAAGGTTATGATGCAGTAAAATGGCTTGCTGAGTATCTAGAGAAAAATGGTAGAAAAGATGAACAGATCAATATCGTTACCTTACAGGGTACCATCGGTTCTTCCGCACAAATTGGACGTACTGACGGTTTTGCAGAGAAAATGGCAGCTTATCCTAACTGGACTATGTTAGAGAAGCAGACCGGTGAATTCACTCAGTCAAAAGGACAGGAAGTTATGGAATCCTTCTTAAAGTCCTATGATGACATTGACGTTGTAGTAGCTGAGAATGATAATATGGCATTTGGTGCAATTGATGCGATTAAGGCAGCAGGTAAGACCTGTGGACCGAATGGAGATATTATCATCATATCCTTCGATGCTGTAGCAGCTGCATTTGATGCCATGATCGAGGGTACAATGAATGTTTCTATCGAGTGTAATCCTTTACACGGACCTCGTGTAGCTGAGATTATTAAGAAGTTAGAAGCAGGTCAGACAGTAGATAAGCTTCAGTATGTTGAAGAAGGTGTATTCCCCGCTGAAACAGCAGCAGAAATCAAACCAACACGTGCTTACTAA
- a CDS encoding sugar ABC transporter ATP-binding protein yields the protein MDQKNKVILTMRHISKHFPGVVALSDVDFTLREGEIHALMGENGAGKSTLIKVLTGVEEFETGEIRVGDNLESIINRSPHEAQENGISTVYQEVNLCPNLTVAENLFIGREPMRFGMIDWKTMNKKSKEILQELDIDIDVTIALENYSIAIQQMIAIARAVDMSAKVLILDEPTSSLDDNEVEKLFRLMRHLKSKGVGIIFVTHFLEQVYEVCDRITVLRNGALVGEYEIESLPRVQLVAKMMGKDFDDLATIKKQTDNQGKNTGEELISARQLSHTGTIKPFDLTIHKGEVIGLTGLLGSGRSELARAIYGADKADSGELFINGKKVMINAPIDAMRAGMGYLPENRKEEGIIADLSVRENIIIALQAKRGMFRLLSKKEQEEFTDKYIDILKIKTADREVPVKQLSGGNQQKVILGRWLLNNPDFLILDEPTRGIDVGTKTEIQKLVVSLAQEGMSVMFISSEIEEMIRTCSRMAVLRDGCKVNELHEEQLDQDSIMKAIAGGAGNE from the coding sequence ATGGATCAAAAGAATAAGGTCATATTAACAATGCGGCACATCAGCAAACATTTCCCCGGTGTGGTTGCCTTATCGGATGTAGACTTTACATTACGCGAAGGGGAAATCCATGCATTAATGGGTGAAAATGGAGCGGGAAAATCTACCCTGATCAAGGTACTTACAGGCGTAGAGGAGTTTGAAACGGGGGAAATAAGAGTAGGAGATAACCTTGAATCCATCATTAACCGGTCTCCTCATGAAGCACAGGAGAACGGAATCAGTACGGTATATCAGGAGGTCAATCTGTGTCCGAACCTTACAGTTGCTGAAAATCTGTTTATCGGCCGTGAACCGATGAGATTTGGAATGATTGACTGGAAAACCATGAATAAAAAATCCAAAGAAATACTGCAGGAATTGGATATTGATATAGATGTTACGATAGCACTGGAGAATTACTCCATAGCAATTCAGCAAATGATAGCAATTGCCAGAGCAGTTGATATGTCAGCTAAGGTGCTTATACTGGATGAACCCACATCTTCCTTGGATGACAATGAGGTAGAGAAGCTGTTCCGGTTAATGAGACATTTGAAATCCAAAGGAGTTGGTATCATATTTGTTACCCATTTCCTTGAACAGGTATATGAGGTATGTGACCGTATTACAGTACTCCGCAATGGAGCACTGGTAGGAGAGTACGAAATAGAGTCTCTTCCTAGGGTTCAGCTGGTTGCAAAGATGATGGGTAAGGATTTTGATGACTTGGCTACAATTAAAAAGCAGACCGATAATCAAGGAAAGAATACCGGAGAAGAACTAATTTCGGCAAGACAGCTTAGTCATACTGGTACAATTAAGCCTTTTGATCTTACGATTCATAAGGGAGAGGTAATAGGATTAACTGGGTTACTGGGAAGTGGTCGTTCCGAGCTTGCCAGGGCAATCTACGGTGCGGATAAGGCAGATTCCGGTGAGTTATTCATAAATGGTAAAAAAGTAATGATTAATGCACCCATTGACGCAATGAGAGCGGGTATGGGATATCTGCCGGAGAACCGGAAGGAAGAAGGAATTATTGCGGATCTTTCTGTTAGGGAAAATATTATTATCGCTCTTCAGGCAAAACGGGGAATGTTCCGCCTGCTTAGTAAGAAGGAGCAGGAAGAATTTACGGATAAATATATTGATATTCTTAAAATAAAAACAGCGGATCGTGAGGTTCCCGTAAAGCAGTTGAGCGGTGGTAATCAGCAAAAGGTAATTCTTGGACGATGGCTGTTAAATAACCCGGACTTTTTGATACTTGATGAGCCGACCAGAGGAATTGATGTCGGAACCAAGACAGAGATTCAAAAGCTTGTGGTTTCATTGGCTCAGGAGGGGATGTCCGTTATGTTTATCTCCTCAGAGATAGAAGAAATGATCCGTACCTGTAGCAGGATGGCCGTACTCCGAGATGGATGCAAGGTCAATGAGCTTCATGAGGAGCAGCTGGATCAGGATAGTATAATGAAGGCAATTGCGGGAGGTGCTGGAAATGAATAA